In Treponema sp. OMZ 798, the following proteins share a genomic window:
- a CDS encoding cyclic nucleotide-binding domain-containing protein: protein MTDKEIMEKKDEIIALISRLEIFADLADAEEAQVSEGMNNFEHFRGEQNKTFLEKLFSFLNVKNFREGEIILDKNDAGRSLYILLNGEVQMLRTTLEGSPFALSNLKAEENVCFGKAALLGEDFHGSSVKALSDCTVLELRSQDFLSLCEEMPAQGSKVIYRIACRLAKALQEATKDSLTLYQALLDEVGMP from the coding sequence ATGACAGATAAAGAAATCATGGAAAAGAAAGATGAGATTATAGCCCTTATATCGAGGCTGGAAATATTTGCCGATCTTGCAGATGCAGAGGAAGCTCAGGTTTCAGAAGGTATGAACAATTTTGAGCATTTTAGGGGAGAGCAAAATAAGACTTTTTTAGAAAAGCTTTTTTCTTTTTTAAATGTAAAAAATTTCCGCGAGGGCGAAATTATACTCGATAAAAACGATGCAGGAAGAAGCCTTTATATTTTGCTAAATGGTGAAGTGCAAATGCTCCGCACAACCCTTGAAGGTTCGCCCTTTGCCTTAAGCAATCTGAAAGCTGAAGAAAATGTCTGCTTCGGAAAAGCTGCCTTACTCGGAGAAGACTTTCACGGTTCTTCCGTAAAGGCCTTGAGTGACTGCACTGTCTTGGAGTTAAGGTCCCAAGACTTTTTAAGTCTCTGCGAAGAAATGCCTGCCCAAGGCTCCAAGGTTATTTACCGGATCGCCTGCCGATTGGCAAAGGCCCTCCAAGAAGCGACCAAGGATTCCCTCACCCTCTATCAAGCCCTGCTCGATGAAGTCGGCATGCCGTAA
- a CDS encoding MATE family efflux transporter produces the protein MFINLRHKYFGPFSFYKKAVKLAVPVMVQLFIQSLVSLIDNFMVADLGDLKMSGVNVANQIIFVYITGLNILCSAGGMFMSQYNGTKDEEGMQQAYRFKQISGLIFALALLAVCLTVPDLVLGLLVSGNAAKKEIVEQAVIYSDVILLSFIPTAFSIGIASSFRETGNVKVPMYISLVSTLINTIGNYMLIYGNLGAPRLEVAGAAYATVIARSAELIIFVLYAKKIKPLFYVKIKEMLKIKLHLFHEIFKKSALIFFADMSWVMSEIVATAVYNSRGGPEVVAGMSAGWTIANLFFLIFPAIGTSVGVIIGGTLGRNNLEEAREQARWIKSGALAIGLGTAVLELFSIMLVPIVFRSLSPASHEVTRLLIIFIALYMPVWTLQNTQYAIARSGGDAVMGVWVDTTVNLFLFMPCMLLLYYLTDWSSPVMYAIAKITSIMKAVFAEIQLKKERWVKNLTRIEK, from the coding sequence GTGTTTATAAATTTAAGACATAAGTATTTCGGCCCCTTTTCTTTTTATAAAAAGGCCGTAAAATTAGCTGTACCTGTAATGGTACAGCTTTTTATTCAATCTCTGGTTTCTCTTATAGATAATTTTATGGTGGCAGACCTTGGCGACCTAAAGATGAGCGGGGTAAATGTTGCCAATCAAATTATCTTCGTATATATAACCGGCCTCAATATTCTTTGCAGTGCAGGCGGAATGTTTATGTCGCAGTACAACGGCACAAAGGATGAAGAAGGAATGCAGCAAGCCTACCGCTTTAAGCAGATATCGGGCCTTATCTTCGCCCTTGCTCTTCTTGCCGTCTGTCTTACAGTTCCCGACCTTGTGCTAGGTCTTTTGGTCAGCGGCAATGCTGCAAAAAAAGAAATAGTCGAACAGGCCGTAATTTACAGCGATGTCATCCTATTATCCTTTATTCCTACAGCCTTTTCGATAGGAATAGCATCTTCTTTCCGCGAGACGGGGAACGTAAAGGTGCCCATGTATATATCCCTTGTTTCGACCCTTATAAACACCATCGGAAACTATATGCTCATATACGGAAATCTTGGAGCACCGAGGCTTGAGGTTGCAGGGGCTGCCTACGCGACGGTCATTGCCCGTTCGGCCGAACTTATAATCTTTGTGCTTTATGCCAAAAAAATTAAGCCTCTTTTCTATGTAAAGATAAAGGAGATGCTTAAAATAAAGCTACATCTTTTCCATGAGATTTTTAAAAAGTCGGCCCTCATCTTTTTTGCCGATATGTCTTGGGTTATGAGCGAGATAGTAGCAACTGCCGTTTATAACAGCCGAGGAGGCCCCGAGGTTGTAGCCGGTATGTCTGCGGGCTGGACGATCGCAAACCTCTTCTTTTTGATTTTTCCCGCGATAGGCACTTCGGTGGGCGTTATAATAGGCGGTACCCTCGGACGGAATAATTTGGAAGAGGCAAGAGAGCAGGCCCGCTGGATTAAAAGCGGGGCTCTTGCAATCGGGCTTGGAACAGCTGTTTTGGAGCTTTTCTCGATTATGCTGGTTCCGATTGTGTTCCGAAGTTTAAGCCCTGCATCCCATGAGGTTACAAGGCTTCTTATAATCTTTATCGCTCTTTATATGCCTGTGTGGACTCTTCAAAACACCCAATATGCTATAGCCCGATCCGGAGGCGATGCCGTCATGGGAGTCTGGGTTGATACTACGGTAAATTTATTTTTATTTATGCCCTGTATGCTTTTATTGTATTATCTTACGGATTGGTCTTCACCCGTGATGTATGCAATCGCAAAAATCACCAGCATAATGAAGGCCGTCTTTGCCGAAATCCAGCTGAAAAAAGAACGCTGGGTCAAAAATTTGACTCGGATTGAAAAATAA
- the metK gene encoding methionine adenosyltransferase: MKNDISYFTSESVSEGHPDKLCDQISDAVLDACLRDDPESHVACETFASTALVLVGGEITTNTYVDIQEIARTIAEEIGYTNTDFGLDCHSMAVMNMIHSQSPDISQGVDGTGLDEYKGRQGAGDQGMMFGFACKETPELMPAPIMFSHSVLRYAAKLRKEKVIPWLRPDSKTQITVKYEGFKPIKIDTVVLSHQHYPDVQYDELKHTLINQVIKPVLEPTGLLADDTKYFINPTGRFVIGGPFGDTGLTGRKIIVDTYGGMGRHGGGAFSGKDPSKVDRSAAYMARYIAKNVVAADLARRCEVQLAYAIGVPFPVAVRVDTFDTGEVPEEKIEKAIKEVFDMSPAGIIKTLDLKRPIYKETAAYGHFGRPEFSWEKTDKTEALKKAIK, encoded by the coding sequence ATGAAAAACGATATAAGTTATTTTACATCAGAGTCGGTAAGCGAGGGTCATCCCGATAAGCTCTGTGATCAAATTTCGGATGCGGTTTTAGATGCCTGTTTACGAGACGACCCTGAAAGTCATGTAGCCTGTGAAACCTTTGCCTCTACTGCCTTAGTACTTGTCGGCGGAGAAATAACTACCAATACCTACGTAGATATTCAAGAGATTGCACGGACTATAGCAGAAGAAATCGGCTATACAAATACGGATTTCGGTTTGGACTGCCATTCTATGGCCGTTATGAATATGATTCACTCACAATCCCCCGACATTTCTCAGGGTGTAGACGGAACGGGGCTTGATGAGTACAAGGGCCGGCAGGGTGCTGGCGATCAGGGTATGATGTTCGGCTTTGCCTGTAAGGAAACTCCTGAGCTTATGCCTGCTCCCATTATGTTTTCTCATTCGGTTCTACGCTATGCTGCAAAGCTCAGAAAGGAAAAGGTTATTCCTTGGCTGAGACCCGATTCAAAGACTCAAATTACGGTAAAATACGAAGGCTTTAAGCCTATCAAGATAGATACGGTTGTGCTTTCTCATCAGCACTATCCCGATGTTCAATATGACGAATTAAAGCATACTCTGATAAATCAGGTTATTAAACCTGTTTTGGAGCCGACCGGACTTTTGGCCGATGATACCAAGTATTTTATAAATCCTACAGGACGCTTTGTTATAGGCGGCCCCTTCGGCGACACAGGTCTTACCGGAAGAAAAATAATCGTAGATACCTACGGCGGAATGGGAAGACACGGCGGAGGTGCTTTTTCGGGTAAGGACCCGTCAAAGGTTGACCGTTCTGCTGCCTACATGGCCAGATACATAGCAAAAAACGTAGTAGCTGCAGATCTTGCACGCCGCTGTGAGGTTCAGTTGGCCTATGCAATAGGGGTTCCCTTCCCTGTTGCCGTCAGAGTAGATACCTTTGATACCGGTGAAGTCCCTGAAGAAAAAATAGAAAAGGCAATAAAAGAAGTTTTTGATATGTCTCCTGCAGGTATTATAAAAACCTTAGATCTGAAACGCCCTATTTATAAGGAAACAGCTGCTTACGGACATTTCGGCCGTCCCGAATTCTCATGGGAAAAGACCGACAAGACAGAAGCCTTAAAGAAGGCAATCAAATAG
- the arcC gene encoding carbamate kinase, protein MPKKIVIALGGNALGNNLEEQRKAVKITAKAIADLAEEGHQVIVSHGNGPQVGMIHLAMSEYHKIDPKTSEPELAVSVAMSQGYIGNDLEAALSEELLNRGINKPVATLITQVIVDPSDPAFSKPTKPIGSFMTKEEADVLIAKGENVVEDAGRGYRRVVASPKPVDIAEIESVRALCDAGQIVITCGGGGIPVVKKGNALCGVPAVIDKDFASAKLAQLLNADCLIILTAVEKVAINFNKPDQKWLSEISVEEAKKYIEEGHFAPGSMLPKVQAAIQFAESNKKGYALITLLEKAKDAIDGKSGTIIK, encoded by the coding sequence ATGCCGAAAAAGATTGTTATTGCCTTGGGCGGCAATGCATTGGGAAATAATTTGGAAGAACAAAGAAAGGCCGTTAAGATTACGGCAAAGGCCATTGCCGACTTGGCTGAAGAAGGTCATCAGGTCATCGTTTCTCACGGAAACGGGCCTCAGGTCGGAATGATTCATTTGGCTATGTCCGAATACCACAAAATCGATCCTAAAACTTCGGAACCGGAACTTGCGGTTTCCGTTGCCATGAGCCAGGGCTATATCGGGAACGATTTGGAAGCCGCTTTAAGTGAAGAGCTTTTAAACCGCGGTATCAATAAGCCCGTTGCTACATTAATAACTCAGGTTATCGTAGATCCTTCCGACCCTGCCTTTTCAAAGCCTACAAAGCCCATAGGCAGTTTTATGACCAAAGAAGAAGCCGATGTTTTAATAGCTAAGGGTGAAAATGTTGTAGAAGATGCAGGCCGAGGTTACAGGCGTGTTGTGGCTTCTCCCAAGCCGGTCGATATTGCAGAAATCGAAAGCGTCAGGGCTCTTTGCGATGCCGGTCAGATAGTTATTACCTGCGGAGGCGGAGGTATTCCTGTAGTAAAAAAAGGAAACGCTCTTTGCGGTGTTCCTGCCGTTATCGATAAGGACTTTGCAAGTGCAAAACTTGCTCAGCTTTTAAATGCCGATTGCCTTATAATTTTGACGGCTGTAGAAAAGGTTGCAATCAACTTTAACAAGCCCGATCAAAAATGGCTTTCAGAAATTTCTGTTGAAGAAGCAAAGAAATACATTGAAGAAGGACACTTTGCCCCCGGCTCCATGCTGCCTAAGGTTCAGGCCGCCATTCAATTTGCCGAATCGAACAAAAAAGGCTATGCCCTTATTACCCTCTTGGAAAAAGCAAAGGATGCAATCGACGGTAAATCCGGAACGATAATCAAATAG
- a CDS encoding hexokinase family protein, with product MKEIDDFFKRNNFDYKIDIEYASSILLEDMTKGLKVDFETASSMDMIPLWKNLPDSVPKNKKVIIIDAGGTNFRAGLVYFDKKGVPEILSFFKHPMPALDREMTNEEFFDNIAEYLEPLKDEAEVVSFCFSYAIKIFPDGGGQAIKLSKEIKLPYIGECKINEGLFQALSRKAWKKVKKVIMVNDTAAVLQSGIFSETNEQRFDSHIGIVLGTGLNSAYIEYDKIEKLKDTEFYNKPQIIVCESGKSNKIPQSKFDKTLSENSNLKNEYFLERMCSGRYLGELCSIALRAGAAEGIFSSRANKMLLNSRNFSSEEISLFLKDQNHDKNIFSGIIESHSVSEDYVKIYSICKSFFERAGRLSAAVIAAACIKTGKGKSPDKPICISADGSMFLKGFLIKERIFKSLHTCLTEKKGIYFVLKTNDEAVTLGTALAAFLN from the coding sequence ATGAAAGAGATAGATGATTTTTTTAAGAGAAATAATTTTGATTATAAAATCGATATAGAATATGCATCTTCAATTCTTTTGGAAGATATGACAAAGGGATTGAAGGTGGATTTCGAGACTGCTTCTTCCATGGATATGATTCCCTTATGGAAAAATCTTCCCGACAGTGTACCTAAAAACAAGAAGGTAATTATAATAGATGCCGGAGGAACCAATTTTAGAGCGGGGCTTGTATACTTTGATAAAAAAGGAGTGCCTGAGATTCTTTCCTTTTTTAAACATCCCATGCCGGCCCTTGACAGGGAAATGACTAATGAGGAATTTTTTGACAACATTGCAGAATACTTAGAGCCTCTAAAGGATGAGGCTGAGGTAGTTTCATTTTGCTTTTCCTATGCTATAAAGATTTTTCCTGATGGAGGCGGGCAGGCTATTAAGCTTTCCAAAGAAATAAAGCTGCCTTATATAGGCGAGTGTAAAATAAATGAGGGACTTTTTCAGGCTCTTTCAAGAAAGGCTTGGAAAAAAGTAAAAAAAGTTATTATGGTAAACGATACTGCTGCAGTTCTCCAGTCGGGGATATTTTCAGAAACGAATGAGCAGAGATTCGATTCCCATATAGGCATTGTTTTAGGAACAGGCTTAAATTCTGCATATATCGAGTATGATAAAATTGAAAAACTAAAGGATACCGAATTTTATAATAAGCCTCAAATAATCGTATGCGAGTCTGGTAAGAGCAATAAGATTCCGCAAAGCAAATTCGATAAAACCCTCTCTGAAAATTCCAATTTAAAAAACGAGTATTTTTTGGAGAGAATGTGTTCAGGCCGTTATCTTGGAGAGCTTTGCTCCATCGCTTTAAGAGCAGGTGCCGCCGAGGGAATTTTTTCGTCGCGGGCCAACAAGATGCTTTTAAATTCTCGTAATTTTTCGAGTGAGGAAATTTCCTTATTTTTAAAAGATCAAAATCACGATAAAAATATTTTTTCAGGTATCATCGAGTCACATTCGGTTTCGGAAGACTATGTTAAGATTTATTCCATATGCAAAAGTTTTTTTGAAAGAGCCGGAAGGCTGTCGGCTGCCGTCATTGCTGCAGCCTGTATAAAGACGGGAAAGGGTAAATCTCCGGATAAGCCTATATGTATAAGTGCCGACGGTTCTATGTTTTTAAAAGGCTTTTTGATTAAGGAAAGAATTTTTAAGAGTTTACACACCTGTTTAACCGAAAAAAAGGGCATTTATTTTGTGCTCAAAACAAATGATGAGGCTGTAACCTTAGGTACGGCTCTTGCCGCTTTTTTAAATTAA
- a CDS encoding Rpn family recombination-promoting nuclease/putative transposase, translating to MEKLFKITLRNDYAFKRVFEVEENKDILQDFLECILDIPSENIAGLELMDKELHKDLINEKLGILDIKLRLKDGTFVDIEIQNRWHRDFPERTLYYWSKMYNEGIKQGQDYTKLPKCITINLIGEGFNNNKRLHNKYVVLEQDTKEPLVSKLEIHILNLEQAKLLKEGQCKNNKTKRLLNWLKFIETDDPEVRNMLAQESPMMRKANATIEVMEMSPRDKWLYESRMKYEHDKASCISEGYHQGIERGFADGAYQNKLETAKNLLDIGLSVELISQATGLSKEEVEKL from the coding sequence ATGGAAAAACTTTTTAAAATTACTCTCCGAAATGACTATGCCTTTAAGCGTGTCTTCGAAGTAGAAGAAAACAAGGATATTCTACAGGATTTTCTGGAATGCATTCTGGATATTCCGTCTGAAAACATCGCAGGTTTGGAACTTATGGACAAGGAGCTTCATAAGGATCTTATAAATGAAAAATTGGGCATCTTGGATATCAAACTACGGCTAAAAGACGGAACATTTGTCGATATCGAAATCCAAAATAGGTGGCATCGTGATTTTCCTGAAAGGACCTTGTATTATTGGTCTAAAATGTACAACGAGGGTATCAAACAAGGTCAAGACTATACAAAACTTCCAAAGTGTATTACAATAAACTTGATAGGGGAAGGTTTTAATAACAATAAGCGTCTCCACAATAAGTATGTTGTCCTTGAACAAGATACAAAAGAGCCTTTAGTTTCAAAACTTGAGATTCATATACTAAATCTTGAACAGGCAAAGCTGTTAAAAGAAGGTCAATGCAAGAATAATAAAACAAAACGCTTATTAAATTGGCTGAAATTTATCGAAACTGACGATCCGGAGGTACGTAATATGCTGGCACAAGAATCACCGATGATGCGAAAAGCAAATGCAACGATAGAAGTAATGGAAATGAGTCCTAGAGATAAATGGCTGTATGAATCCAGAATGAAATATGAACATGATAAAGCTTCATGTATAAGTGAAGGGTATCATCAAGGTATTGAACGCGGCTTTGCTGATGGTGCATACCAAAATAAGCTTGAAACTGCAAAAAACTTGCTTGATATAGGGCTTTCCGTAGAGCTTATTTCACAAGCTACAGGTCTTAGCAAGGAAGAGGTGGAGAAACTATAA
- a CDS encoding DUF4398 domain-containing protein — MKKLITILIFLTVLTPLFAVSYDDNEYQRKSRAYTELAAKAYDEGDYEASIEYSKLAESYAQQSSEFIQRMLAKTEAEQEMNKARTRFTWAKANGAEEKYPDAYKTAEEALNAGSIAFDNENYDVAVVCAQRVMDALSVVKGKDDTGLAELPSQYRIRTWRGERDCLWNIAAKKEIYGNPFMWRKLYEANKDKLPDAKNPNWVEPGIVLTIPSIKGEKRSGLYDPSKTYKHFK; from the coding sequence ATGAAAAAGCTTATCACAATTTTAATATTTTTAACGGTTTTAACACCTCTTTTTGCCGTATCATATGATGATAACGAATACCAGAGAAAAAGCCGGGCGTATACGGAACTTGCAGCAAAGGCCTATGATGAAGGGGATTACGAAGCATCTATAGAATACTCTAAACTTGCAGAAAGCTATGCACAGCAATCCTCCGAGTTCATTCAAAGAATGTTGGCTAAAACCGAAGCCGAGCAAGAGATGAACAAGGCACGAACCAGATTCACTTGGGCTAAGGCAAATGGAGCTGAAGAAAAATATCCCGATGCCTATAAGACTGCAGAAGAAGCCTTAAATGCAGGAAGCATAGCCTTCGATAACGAAAACTACGATGTAGCAGTCGTATGTGCCCAAAGGGTAATGGATGCTCTTTCTGTTGTCAAGGGAAAGGATGACACGGGCCTTGCAGAATTACCTTCTCAATATAGAATTAGGACATGGCGGGGAGAGCGAGATTGCTTGTGGAACATCGCAGCCAAAAAGGAAATCTATGGTAATCCCTTTATGTGGCGCAAGCTGTATGAGGCCAACAAGGACAAGCTGCCTGATGCAAAAAATCCCAACTGGGTAGAGCCCGGCATAGTTTTGACAATCCCCTCGATTAAGGGAGAAAAAAGATCCGGCCTCTACGATCCTTCAAAAACCTATAAACATTTTAAATAA
- a CDS encoding polysaccharide deacetylase family protein produces the protein MKEKLKFALTLCLIFFTLLNLHSELYFESADINAEGDILFDIKADAYEDYSYKTLFKYSHEKNKIEQLTFFPEKLQLLGNNKFLQVSNRFGIIRLDLDSGAVDSHSDFEPLSASNSSKIGALNNIKSSPDGRWLTLIEPFSLVFGRLVLVDTHTDRRYILSEKNVRNDLPVSWSPDSKIILYEDEGVIYFVRPEWFSESSFTDKNFRKLSQGKIKNLKWISSSEFVFLSGNALYKVYSTELFTKAFYAPLFSAGKLAAKIPSDFSPAFDSIFIAPDGNTAVFVKGKRNVYYIKLDGDDYINVYSSDSIPYLLLPGNTAEVSVYWKDNFPIVFAEGLTDGAKILRAWQILPSSSSFQKIPITEKSSFLAASPNFEIAAFNEDEGLVFYDTFGKGENGEPSWKKLDIFLDEKIFSAVWKNNFTVFLGGENYIYEYNLNDNSSGAGKKKISVSAMQDYSWSDSGKEILISLKSGSLDSANLEILQYASKLKWRLSEKKVMQKKNANLSDRIYIDSNSGYFSNMIYIRRLKDFITRPLLEDGGFLREKAQKKVSSESGNSSSVFSHGSRSGKKRVALVFDAMDDMDGIASILYTLKKNNISSTFFINGEAMRQNPNAVKEIVKSGHQCGSLFFTTWNLNDASYRIDDNFIKQGLARNEDSFYSLTGSELSLIWHTPHYISSSLIVNAGKNAGYIFISPDVRVADWLSPDEKFAVPSLYKSSAELIEDIADAVQPGSIIPIRIGRSFSSRNDYLYYNLQLLIDVLTEMGYEITDVKTLMGA, from the coding sequence ATGAAAGAAAAATTAAAATTTGCCTTAACGCTTTGCCTTATTTTTTTTACTTTATTAAACCTCCATTCCGAACTTTATTTTGAATCCGCAGATATCAATGCGGAAGGCGATATTTTATTCGATATAAAAGCAGATGCTTATGAGGACTATTCATATAAAACCCTTTTTAAGTATTCACATGAAAAAAACAAAATAGAACAGCTTACATTTTTCCCCGAAAAATTGCAGCTTTTAGGAAACAATAAATTTTTACAGGTTTCAAACCGCTTCGGCATTATAAGGCTTGACCTCGATTCCGGAGCTGTTGATTCTCACTCCGATTTTGAACCTCTTTCGGCATCCAATTCATCAAAGATAGGAGCCCTTAACAATATAAAATCAAGCCCTGACGGAAGATGGCTTACATTGATAGAGCCGTTCTCCCTTGTTTTCGGCCGGCTCGTGCTGGTTGACACCCATACCGACCGAAGATATATATTGAGCGAAAAAAATGTCAGAAATGATCTTCCCGTATCTTGGTCTCCTGATTCAAAAATTATTTTATACGAAGATGAAGGTGTTATTTACTTTGTCAGGCCTGAGTGGTTTTCGGAATCTTCTTTTACCGATAAGAATTTTAGAAAACTATCTCAAGGCAAAATAAAGAATTTAAAATGGATTTCATCTTCGGAATTTGTTTTTTTATCGGGAAATGCTCTTTATAAGGTCTACTCCACAGAGCTTTTTACGAAGGCCTTTTACGCCCCCTTATTTTCGGCCGGAAAGCTTGCCGCAAAAATCCCTTCGGATTTTTCTCCAGCCTTTGATTCCATTTTTATAGCACCTGATGGTAATACCGCCGTTTTTGTTAAGGGTAAACGAAATGTTTATTATATTAAACTGGATGGAGACGATTATATAAATGTTTACTCCTCGGATTCCATTCCTTATTTATTGCTCCCGGGAAATACGGCTGAAGTTTCAGTTTATTGGAAGGATAATTTTCCCATCGTTTTTGCCGAAGGTCTTACAGACGGAGCAAAAATTTTAAGGGCATGGCAAATTCTTCCTTCTTCTTCAAGTTTTCAAAAAATCCCAATTACGGAAAAAAGCTCCTTTCTTGCTGCTTCCCCTAATTTTGAAATTGCCGCTTTTAATGAAGATGAGGGTCTGGTTTTTTATGATACCTTTGGTAAAGGTGAAAATGGAGAGCCCTCATGGAAAAAGCTCGATATTTTTTTGGATGAAAAAATTTTCTCAGCCGTTTGGAAAAATAATTTTACCGTTTTTTTAGGCGGTGAAAATTATATCTACGAGTATAACCTTAACGATAATTCTTCCGGTGCAGGCAAAAAAAAGATTTCCGTTTCGGCCATGCAGGATTATAGCTGGTCTGATTCGGGCAAGGAAATTTTAATAAGCCTAAAAAGCGGCAGTCTTGATTCCGCTAATTTAGAAATCTTGCAATATGCTTCCAAATTAAAATGGAGGCTTTCCGAAAAAAAAGTTATGCAAAAGAAAAATGCAAATCTTTCCGACAGGATTTACATTGATTCAAATTCCGGCTATTTTTCAAATATGATCTATATCCGCCGTCTTAAAGACTTTATAACGCGTCCTCTTTTGGAAGACGGGGGCTTTTTAAGGGAGAAAGCTCAAAAAAAGGTTTCTTCCGAGAGCGGTAATTCTTCTTCCGTTTTTTCGCATGGAAGCCGGAGCGGAAAAAAACGGGTTGCCCTGGTCTTTGATGCCATGGATGACATGGACGGAATTGCGAGCATTCTTTACACCCTAAAAAAGAATAATATAAGTTCAACTTTTTTTATAAACGGAGAAGCGATGAGGCAAAATCCTAATGCCGTAAAAGAAATTGTAAAAAGCGGACATCAATGCGGCTCCCTTTTCTTTACCACATGGAATTTAAACGATGCCTCTTATAGAATCGATGATAATTTTATAAAGCAGGGCCTCGCTCGAAATGAGGATAGTTTTTATTCTCTCACAGGATCCGAGCTTTCCCTTATCTGGCACACCCCTCATTATATTTCTTCCTCCCTCATCGTAAATGCAGGAAAAAATGCCGGCTATATTTTTATTTCGCCTGATGTGCGGGTGGCCGATTGGCTCAGCCCTGATGAAAAATTCGCAGTTCCTTCTCTTTATAAGTCTTCTGCCGAGTTGATTGAAGATATAGCCGATGCGGTTCAGCCGGGCTCTATAATTCCCATACGCATAGGCAGAAGCTTTTCAAGCAGGAACGATTATCTTTATTATAATTTGCAGCTTTTGATTGATGTTTTAACCGAAATGGGATATGAGATTACCGATGTTAAAACCTTGATGGGTGCTTAA
- the rpsU gene encoding 30S ribosomal protein S21 produces MAYVTIDDSEHLEKALKRFKRQVEKEGIIREWKKKEFYEKPSTVLNRKNKALRRKLMKKTRRSRDSKSY; encoded by the coding sequence ATGGCATATGTAACAATTGACGATTCAGAGCATCTTGAAAAAGCTCTCAAAAGATTTAAGCGTCAAGTCGAAAAAGAAGGTATTATCCGCGAATGGAAAAAGAAGGAATTCTACGAAAAACCTTCCACTGTTTTAAACAGAAAGAATAAGGCCCTCCGCCGAAAACTTATGAAAAAAACAAGACGCTCACGCGATTCAAAGAGCTATTAA